A genomic stretch from Sphingobacterium sp. ML3W includes:
- a CDS encoding NUDIX hydrolase — MEKWKRLSSEYICKEPWATLRRDTCELPDGRINDHYYVLEYPDWVNMVGITAQNELLVIRQYRHGAGIISLEIPAGTTEPGENPLDAAVREMLEETGYQFDKIEEIASLYANPATSGNITYTYLMTGGQKVQEQDLDEHEEIEVFLIPLEEAKTMLLENKFSQALHSSALFYAFNKLGLL, encoded by the coding sequence ATGGAAAAATGGAAACGATTATCATCTGAATATATCTGTAAGGAACCTTGGGCAACATTACGCAGGGATACTTGCGAACTACCCGATGGGCGCATTAATGACCACTATTATGTCCTGGAATATCCGGATTGGGTTAATATGGTCGGCATCACTGCACAAAATGAGTTATTAGTAATCCGGCAATACCGTCATGGTGCAGGTATCATTTCATTGGAAATTCCGGCCGGTACCACTGAGCCAGGAGAAAATCCGCTAGACGCTGCAGTTCGGGAAATGCTCGAAGAAACGGGATATCAATTCGATAAAATTGAAGAGATTGCGAGTCTCTATGCCAATCCCGCGACAAGTGGCAACATTACCTATACCTACCTCATGACAGGTGGACAGAAAGTTCAGGAACAAGATCTGGACGAACATGAAGAGATTGAAGTTTTTCTTATCCCACTTGAGGAAGCGAAAACAATGTTGCTGGAAAACAAATTTAGTCAGGCATTACACAGCAGCGCATTATTCTATGCTTTTAATAAATTAGGCTTGTTATAA
- a CDS encoding nicotinamide mononucleotide adenylyltransferase: MAREIFETKRKALKINLNPEIYGTFAEIGAGQEVARNFFNAGAASGTIAKTMSAYDMAFSDAIYGEEEDGRYVSRTRLQKMLSHEFNLLTQRLHGDKYCNKKFFAFADTVTTLNFTKTNEPHGWIGLRFQHEVGGPTNDIIVHVRLLDSDNQLQQKVLGIIGVNLLFAAYYYTEDVQTLIESLVDNLSVGSVEIDLVKLNGPLFENVSQRLINLYLIAKGFAKAAIFQPDGKAVQIKDYLYKKNIILLRTKYRQKSLPNFDLFNLAVEQFKKNTGATDSDTIVLIEVLMGNVLEDTHEITDEDLQEFASRADELCATGNNIIVSNFRRNNHLAEFISNFKPKNIGIATNVYNLKNIFNSDNYNKDLYTNELLSYISGMFNKNVKLYAYPYLLKKENKIITTQNMPVSEEAKPLFEFLIKNGYIIDIENYDEKFVKTV, encoded by the coding sequence ATGGCAAGAGAAATTTTTGAAACCAAGCGCAAGGCCCTGAAAATAAATCTAAATCCTGAGATTTATGGAACCTTCGCTGAGATCGGTGCTGGACAGGAAGTCGCACGAAACTTTTTCAATGCAGGGGCCGCTTCTGGCACAATTGCAAAAACAATGTCGGCTTATGACATGGCATTTAGTGACGCGATTTACGGTGAGGAAGAAGACGGCAGATATGTCAGCAGGACCCGTTTACAAAAAATGCTTTCTCATGAATTTAACTTGTTGACCCAACGCTTGCATGGTGATAAATATTGCAATAAAAAATTCTTCGCCTTTGCAGATACTGTTACAACACTGAATTTCACCAAAACGAATGAGCCTCATGGATGGATTGGTCTTCGTTTTCAACATGAGGTCGGTGGGCCCACAAACGATATTATTGTCCACGTCAGACTTTTGGACAGTGACAATCAGCTGCAACAAAAAGTACTGGGCATTATCGGGGTAAACCTGCTTTTTGCGGCTTACTACTACACAGAAGATGTGCAGACCTTGATTGAATCCTTGGTTGATAATTTATCTGTAGGATCGGTCGAAATTGATTTAGTTAAGTTAAATGGTCCTTTGTTTGAAAATGTCAGCCAACGACTGATCAACTTATATCTCATTGCCAAAGGATTTGCAAAGGCTGCTATTTTCCAACCAGACGGTAAAGCGGTCCAGATCAAGGATTATTTGTACAAAAAGAATATCATCTTACTTCGTACAAAATACCGCCAGAAATCACTTCCTAACTTTGACCTATTTAACCTTGCTGTCGAGCAGTTTAAGAAAAATACGGGGGCAACGGACAGCGATACCATTGTATTGATTGAGGTGTTAATGGGTAATGTACTGGAAGATACACATGAGATTACGGATGAAGATCTACAGGAATTTGCATCGAGAGCAGATGAATTATGTGCCACAGGGAATAACATTATCGTCAGCAACTTCCGTAGAAATAATCATCTAGCGGAGTTTATAAGCAACTTCAAACCCAAAAATATCGGGATTGCAACAAACGTATATAACTTAAAGAACATCTTCAATTCGGACAACTACAATAAAGACCTTTACACCAACGAGTTACTATCCTACATATCAGGTATGTTCAATAAAAATGTAAAGCTTTATGCTTATCCATATCTATTGAAAAAGGAAAATAAAATCATCACAACGCAAAATATGCCCGTCTCGGAAGAAGCCAAACCACTATTTGAATTCTTAATTAAGAACGGTTATATCATCGATATTGAAAATTACGACGAGAAATTTGTAAAAACCGTATAA
- the idi gene encoding isopentenyl-diphosphate Delta-isomerase — MKQENVILVDSNDAVIGSMEKYEAHEKGLLHRAFSVFLFNDRDQLLMQQRALDKYHCGGLWTNSCCSHQRLDESNLDAAERRLMEELRISASDIYDAFSFVYKAEFDNGLTEHEFDHVLIGKFNGESDFNVTEVAAVQYMDQQQIKDEIAHFPGKFTPWFNLIYQRVFETYLDKYKK; from the coding sequence ATGAAGCAAGAAAATGTAATATTAGTCGATTCCAATGACGCTGTCATTGGGAGTATGGAAAAATACGAAGCTCACGAAAAGGGTTTGCTACATCGAGCTTTTAGTGTCTTTTTGTTCAATGACAGGGATCAGCTGCTTATGCAGCAAAGGGCTTTGGACAAATATCATTGCGGTGGCTTATGGACCAACAGTTGCTGTTCTCACCAACGTCTTGACGAGAGCAACTTGGATGCTGCCGAACGTCGCCTGATGGAAGAACTCCGAATAAGTGCATCAGACATATACGATGCATTTTCATTTGTTTACAAAGCCGAGTTTGACAATGGCCTTACTGAGCATGAATTTGATCATGTACTTATTGGCAAATTCAACGGCGAGTCTGATTTTAATGTTACAGAAGTAGCAGCCGTACAATATATGGATCAACAACAGATCAAAGATGAGATCGCGCACTTTCCGGGGAAATTTACCCCTTGGTTCAATCTCATCTATCAACGTGTATTTGAAACCTATTTGGACAAATACAAGAAGTAA
- a CDS encoding N-acetylmuramoyl-L-alanine amidase, translated as MRITSRFNLFIIAALITSCAGNKYAKTEKVYKNQAKEFSKLYRQSPVSGQLEKVNVKDQQWIASINFGIRKPNFVVIHHTAQDSLGQTIRTFHSAKAGVSSHYVVGRDGKVVQMVNDLYRAHHAGLGKWGNDTDLNSSSIGIELDNNGTTDPWTDAQINALVQLLNYLKNTYKIPQANFIGHMDLAPSRKNDPSRFPWKKLADQGFGYWYEEFLETPPVDFNPKMALRIIGYDVRNLDAAIKAFKIHYIQQDVNTAFLNENDLKIMYSIYQKYL; from the coding sequence ATGAGGATAACATCACGATTCAATCTTTTTATTATTGCAGCATTGATCACATCTTGTGCTGGCAATAAATATGCTAAGACCGAAAAGGTATATAAAAACCAAGCAAAAGAGTTTTCTAAGCTGTATCGCCAGTCTCCTGTATCTGGGCAGTTGGAGAAAGTCAATGTCAAAGATCAGCAGTGGATCGCCTCGATCAATTTCGGTATCCGAAAGCCTAATTTTGTGGTCATTCATCATACGGCTCAAGATTCGTTAGGACAGACAATCCGTACGTTTCACTCTGCGAAAGCCGGTGTAAGTTCACATTATGTTGTGGGGCGGGATGGTAAGGTGGTACAGATGGTGAATGATCTATACCGGGCACATCATGCCGGTCTGGGTAAGTGGGGAAATGATACTGATCTGAACTCTTCGTCGATAGGTATCGAGTTGGATAATAATGGGACGACAGACCCCTGGACGGATGCACAGATAAATGCTTTGGTTCAGCTGCTGAACTATTTGAAAAATACCTATAAGATTCCACAGGCAAATTTTATCGGACATATGGATCTGGCACCTTCGCGTAAAAATGACCCATCACGATTCCCTTGGAAAAAATTGGCAGATCAGGGATTTGGCTATTGGTATGAGGAATTTTTAGAAACGCCGCCTGTCGATTTTAATCCAAAAATGGCTTTGCGTATTATTGGCTATGATGTCCGTAATCTGGATGCAGCCATAAAAGCTTTTAAAATTCACTATATTCAACAAGATGTGAATACCGCATTTTTGAATGAAAACGATCTAAAGATTATGTATTCCATCTATCAGAAATACTTATAG
- the gcvP gene encoding aminomethyl-transferring glycine dehydrogenase, translated as MSNIHFQEKFESRHNGPSPVEANEMLAKLGVSSIDQLIDQTVPSQIRAPKPLNLPKALSEVAYLKRIAEIAEKNKVFKSFIGQGYYDVILPGVIQRNVFENPGWYTQYTPYQAEIAQGRLQALLNFQTVISDFTGLEIANASLLDEATAAAEAMFMLYSARKNKDANVFLVSENAYPQTIDVLKTRALSFGIELKITAIQESELTDDVFAAFVQYPAADGSIIDYKSFAEAAHGKNITVCAAADLMSLALLTPPGEWGADVVVGNSQRFGVPMGFGGPHAAFFATRDSFKRNIPGRIIGVTSDSNGKYALRMALQTREQHIRRDKASSNICTAQALLAIMASFYAVYHGPEGIKNIASRINALANLLDHALQSLSYTQLNNAYFDTLRVDLGGHAGALKSEALNNELNFYYNGSQVSIAIDETTTYEDIKTIVKVFAKIQGKTLNDVDFDTLEENLGSSIPAELVRTSAYLTHPNFNSYHSEHEMLRYIKSLEAKDLSLCHSMIPLGSCTMKLNATAEMTPVTWARFGGLHPFAPTDQTSGYMQMIGELNDWLSEITGFAKMSFQPNSGAQGEYAGLMVIRAYHESRGDHGRNICLIPASAHGTNPASASMAGLKVVVVKCDELGNIDIPDLRAKAEEHAAHLNSLMVTYPSTHGVFEESIIEVCEIIHTNGGQVYMDGANMNAQVGLTSPGHIGADVCHLNLHKTFCIPHGGGGPGMGPIGVAKHLVPFLPNHQVVSTSGEEGITAVSAAPFGSASILIISHAYISMMGGEGLTNATRTAILNANYIKARLENAYPVLYSGSNGRCAHEMILDCRGFKNVGIEVADIAKRLMDYGFHAPTVSFPVAGTLMVEPTESESKAELDRFCDALVAIRQEIAAVESGDVEQANNVLKHAPHTAAVVTADEWDRPYSRQTAAYPLEYVRERKFWPSVGRVNDSQGDRTLICSCPSIEEYAEA; from the coding sequence ATGAGCAATATACACTTCCAAGAAAAATTCGAAAGTCGCCACAATGGCCCAAGTCCAGTTGAAGCGAATGAAATGTTGGCCAAATTGGGCGTATCGTCAATTGACCAGCTAATTGACCAAACGGTCCCTTCTCAAATCCGTGCTCCAAAACCTTTAAATCTTCCAAAAGCATTGTCTGAGGTTGCTTATTTAAAGCGGATAGCGGAAATCGCAGAGAAAAATAAAGTTTTTAAATCTTTTATTGGTCAGGGTTACTATGATGTGATCCTTCCAGGTGTAATTCAACGTAATGTGTTTGAAAACCCAGGATGGTATACACAATATACACCTTACCAAGCAGAAATTGCACAAGGTCGTTTACAGGCACTGTTAAACTTCCAGACCGTTATTTCTGATTTTACTGGATTGGAAATTGCAAACGCTTCATTATTGGATGAAGCTACTGCTGCTGCTGAAGCGATGTTTATGCTTTATTCAGCGCGTAAAAACAAAGATGCAAATGTATTCTTGGTTTCTGAAAACGCTTATCCACAGACGATTGACGTGTTAAAGACGCGTGCGCTTTCTTTCGGTATCGAACTGAAAATTACAGCTATTCAAGAATCAGAACTGACAGATGATGTTTTTGCTGCATTCGTACAATACCCAGCGGCAGACGGGTCAATCATTGATTACAAATCATTTGCTGAGGCTGCACACGGTAAAAATATTACAGTATGTGCTGCTGCGGATCTAATGAGTTTAGCCTTGTTGACTCCTCCGGGAGAATGGGGGGCAGATGTTGTTGTTGGTAACTCACAACGTTTTGGTGTACCAATGGGATTCGGTGGTCCTCATGCGGCATTCTTCGCTACACGTGATAGCTTCAAACGTAATATTCCCGGACGTATCATCGGTGTAACTTCTGATTCGAATGGAAAGTACGCTTTACGCATGGCTTTACAAACACGTGAGCAACATATCCGTCGTGATAAAGCATCTTCGAATATCTGTACAGCGCAAGCTTTATTGGCTATCATGGCCTCTTTCTACGCTGTCTACCATGGTCCAGAAGGAATCAAAAATATTGCGTCCCGTATCAATGCTTTAGCAAATTTATTGGATCACGCTTTACAGTCTTTGAGTTATACTCAATTGAATAACGCTTATTTTGACACACTACGTGTAGATTTAGGTGGACATGCCGGCGCTTTAAAATCTGAAGCGTTGAACAATGAATTGAACTTCTACTACAACGGTTCACAAGTTTCTATCGCTATCGATGAAACAACAACCTATGAGGATATCAAAACGATCGTAAAAGTGTTTGCAAAAATTCAAGGCAAAACATTGAACGACGTAGATTTCGATACGCTAGAGGAAAACTTAGGCTCTTCGATTCCTGCTGAATTGGTTCGTACTTCAGCTTACTTAACTCATCCAAACTTTAATAGCTACCATTCTGAACATGAAATGTTACGCTATATTAAATCATTGGAAGCGAAAGATTTATCTTTATGTCATTCGATGATCCCATTGGGTTCATGTACAATGAAACTGAATGCGACCGCTGAAATGACTCCAGTTACCTGGGCGAGATTTGGTGGACTACATCCATTCGCACCAACAGATCAAACTTCCGGGTACATGCAGATGATCGGTGAATTGAACGATTGGTTATCAGAGATCACAGGTTTTGCTAAAATGAGCTTCCAGCCTAATTCAGGAGCGCAAGGTGAATATGCCGGTTTAATGGTTATCCGTGCTTATCATGAGAGCCGTGGCGATCATGGTCGTAATATCTGTTTGATTCCAGCTTCTGCACATGGTACAAACCCTGCTTCGGCTTCAATGGCTGGTTTGAAAGTGGTGGTCGTGAAATGTGATGAACTTGGAAACATTGATATCCCAGATTTAAGAGCAAAAGCGGAGGAGCATGCTGCTCACCTGAACTCTTTAATGGTGACTTATCCGTCTACGCATGGTGTATTTGAGGAATCAATCATTGAAGTTTGTGAAATCATTCACACCAATGGTGGTCAGGTATATATGGATGGCGCAAACATGAATGCACAGGTAGGTTTGACTAGTCCGGGCCATATAGGTGCTGACGTTTGTCACTTAAACTTGCATAAAACGTTCTGTATTCCACATGGTGGTGGTGGTCCGGGTATGGGGCCAATCGGTGTTGCTAAACACTTGGTACCTTTCTTGCCAAACCATCAAGTTGTTTCTACTTCGGGAGAAGAAGGCATTACAGCTGTTTCGGCGGCACCATTTGGTTCAGCATCAATCTTGATTATCTCCCACGCTTATATTTCGATGATGGGTGGTGAAGGGTTGACTAATGCTACACGGACTGCAATATTGAATGCAAACTATATTAAAGCGCGTTTGGAAAATGCTTATCCAGTACTTTATTCTGGTAGCAATGGACGTTGTGCGCATGAGATGATTTTAGATTGCCGTGGTTTCAAAAATGTAGGTATCGAAGTTGCTGATATTGCAAAACGTTTGATGGACTACGGTTTCCATGCACCAACAGTTTCTTTCCCTGTTGCGGGTACATTGATGGTTGAACCAACAGAGTCTGAATCTAAAGCTGAATTGGATCGTTTCTGTGATGCATTAGTTGCAATTCGTCAGGAGATTGCTGCGGTTGAATCCGGAGATGTTGAACAAGCAAATAACGTATTGAAGCATGCTCCGCATACAGCAGCGGTGGTTACTGCAGATGAATGGGATAGACCTTACAGTCGTCAAACTGCGGCTTATCCGTTGGAGTACGTAAGAGAACGTAAGTTCTGGCCTTCTGTAGGTCGTGTAAACGACTCTCAGGGAGACCGTACATTGATCTGCTCATGTCCTTCTATCGAAGAATATGCTGAGGCGTAA
- a CDS encoding arginine deiminase-related protein, whose amino-acid sequence MRKQVTDSVLLVRPSVFRKNEQTAVNNFFQKDIENLSGEEVNREAQGEFDALVNELKSHGILVTVIQDDEKSESPDSIFPNNIVSFHQDGKIIFYPMFAPNRRKEHLLDFEGPLKQNGYYVKLIKDLSEAENNRQYLEGTGALVLDRTHRIAYCALSERADRTMLDEYCKTENYTPIVFHAFQTVNGERRPIYHTNVVLAVGEDFAILCPTAIDNPSEREALLKKLKDTGKEIIEINENQLENFAANCLQVRNKYGNRFIVLSDKALSSLTLYQTAQLEKHGKIIHQDLHVIETCGGGSVRHMMAEVFLPKEKVMNA is encoded by the coding sequence ATGAGAAAACAGGTAACAGACAGCGTACTTCTCGTAAGACCCTCTGTCTTCCGCAAAAACGAACAGACCGCAGTCAATAATTTTTTCCAAAAGGACATTGAAAATCTAAGCGGCGAAGAAGTAAATAGAGAAGCACAAGGTGAATTTGATGCTCTTGTCAATGAATTGAAATCACATGGTATTTTAGTGACCGTCATTCAGGACGATGAAAAATCTGAAAGCCCAGACAGTATATTTCCGAACAATATTGTCTCTTTCCATCAGGATGGCAAAATTATTTTTTATCCGATGTTTGCCCCCAACCGCCGAAAAGAGCATTTATTGGACTTTGAGGGACCATTGAAGCAAAACGGTTATTATGTAAAGTTGATTAAAGACCTCAGCGAGGCCGAAAATAATCGACAATATTTAGAAGGAACAGGTGCTCTTGTACTAGATCGTACACATCGCATTGCTTATTGCGCCCTGTCTGAACGAGCGGACCGGACAATGTTAGATGAATATTGTAAAACTGAAAACTACACTCCTATTGTCTTTCATGCATTTCAGACAGTCAATGGCGAACGCAGACCTATCTACCATACCAATGTGGTATTGGCTGTGGGAGAAGATTTTGCAATTTTATGCCCGACTGCAATTGATAATCCATCTGAGCGTGAGGCACTACTAAAGAAATTAAAAGACACTGGTAAGGAAATCATCGAGATCAATGAAAACCAACTGGAAAATTTTGCAGCAAACTGCCTTCAGGTGAGAAATAAATATGGAAATCGTTTTATTGTCCTAAGTGATAAAGCATTGTCATCACTAACACTGTACCAAACCGCACAATTGGAAAAACACGGCAAAATTATCCATCAGGATTTACATGTCATTGAAACCTGTGGCGGAGGCAGTGTCCGTCATATGATGGCTGAGGTGTTCCTGCCAAAAGAAAAAGTGATGAATGCTTAG